The following is a genomic window from Sulfitobacter pontiacus.
CAAGACCCGCGCGCCCATTGGCAGCTGTACGAGCTGGCCGAAAAGCTCGTCGATCTCGAAGACTATTTTCGCCGCTGGCGTTTCAACCATGTGACCACGGTGGAACGCATCATCGGCTTCAAACGCGGCACGGGCGGCACGTCGGGGGTGAAATACCTGCGCCGGATGCTCGAGGTCGAACTTTTCCCAGAACTCTGGAACGTACGAGGTGCCCTGTGACCCGATTGCCGATGAAAGACCGCTTTTCCTTGCCCGACGGCATGATCTACCTTGATGGAAACTCGCTTGGGCCTCTGCCTGTGGGGACGGCCGAAAGGGTGCAGGATGTGGTGCAGGCGCAATGGGGTGCGCATCTGATCAAGGGCTGGAACCTTGACGGCTGGATGGCGCAGCCCGCACGGGTCGGCAACCGCATTGCCCGCCTGATCGGCGCGCCCGAGGGGTCGGTCACCATGGGCGACACGCTGTCGGTGAAAGTGTTTCAGGCCCTGTCTGCCGCTCTCAAGATGCGCCCCGACCGGCGGGTGATCCTGTCGGACAGCGGCAACTTCCCGTCGGACCTGTATATGGCCGAGGGGCTGATCCAGCAGTTGGGGCAAGGCTACGAGCTGCGCATCGTCGCCCCCGAGGATGTCGCCAGCGCCATGACCGATGACGTGGCTGTCGCGATGATAACCCAAGTCGACTACCGCACGGGCCGCATGCATGACATGGCGCAGGTGACTGCGGCGGCTCATGGGGCTGGGGCGGTGATGCTGTGGGATCTGGCCCATAGCGCAGGCGCGGTGCCCGTCGATGTGGCGGCCTGCGACGCGGAATTCGCCGTCGGCTGCACCTATAAATACCTCAACGGCGGGCCGGGGGCCCCTGCGTTCATCTATGCGCGCCCCGATATCGTCGCGGACATCCAGCCCGCTTTGGCCGGATGGCTGGGTCATGACGCGCCCTTCGCCTTCGAGACCGGATACCGCCCCGCTGCGGGCATCGAGCGCATGCGCGTCGGCACGCCCCCCGTGATCCAGATGACCGCGCTGGAGCATGCGCTTGGGCTTTGGGACGCGGTGGATATGGCCGAGCTGCGTGCAAAGTCTGTCGCGTTAAGCGAGCTGTTCATCGCGCTGGTCGAAGAAAAATGCCCCGAGCTTGTGCTCGCCAGCCCACGGGATGCAAACCAGCGCGGCAGTCAGGTGTCTTTCGCGTCAAAGAACGGGTATGCGGTGATGCAGGCGTTGATCGCACGCGACGTGATCGGTGATTTCCGCGCGCCTGACATCATGCGCTTTGGCTTCACGCCCTTGTACATCGACGAAGGTGACGTGCGCGGCGCGGTCGACATCCTTGCCGAGATCCTTGCGACCCGCAGTTGGGACCGGCCCGAGTATCACCAGAAGCGCGACGTGACCTGAAGGGGCAAGCGACATCGGGACACAGCGCGGTGGCGGTGCGTCTTGGTGATGGTGGTCCACGCGAATGAACGCTATGATCACGCCATGCTTGATCTTCAGTCGCGCCCGAAATGCAGTGAATGCCCGATCCGCCACCGCGCCGTTTGTGCGCGGTGCGATGATGATGAACTGCTGATGCTGGAGCAGATCAAGACCTATCGGTCGTTCAAGGCGGGTGATCCGATGCTCTGGCGTGGCGACGGGCTGACCTATGTCGCGTCGGTTGTGTCGGGCGTCGCGAGCCTTGGCAAAACGATGGAGGACG
Proteins encoded in this region:
- the kynU gene encoding kynureninase — its product is MKDRFSLPDGMIYLDGNSLGPLPVGTAERVQDVVQAQWGAHLIKGWNLDGWMAQPARVGNRIARLIGAPEGSVTMGDTLSVKVFQALSAALKMRPDRRVILSDSGNFPSDLYMAEGLIQQLGQGYELRIVAPEDVASAMTDDVAVAMITQVDYRTGRMHDMAQVTAAAHGAGAVMLWDLAHSAGAVPVDVAACDAEFAVGCTYKYLNGGPGAPAFIYARPDIVADIQPALAGWLGHDAPFAFETGYRPAAGIERMRVGTPPVIQMTALEHALGLWDAVDMAELRAKSVALSELFIALVEEKCPELVLASPRDANQRGSQVSFASKNGYAVMQALIARDVIGDFRAPDIMRFGFTPLYIDEGDVRGAVDILAEILATRSWDRPEYHQKRDVT